One segment of Hippopotamus amphibius kiboko isolate mHipAmp2 chromosome 2, mHipAmp2.hap2, whole genome shotgun sequence DNA contains the following:
- the GREM1 gene encoding gremlin-1, producing MPRTRCALRRPGDLVCSESGTLCPADPAPSPGGSGRGRTPRQASRAQAPKASRTDSMSRTAYTVGALLLLLGTLLPAAEGKKKGSQGAIPPPDKAQHNDSEQTESPQQPGSRNRGRGQGRGTAMPGEEVLESSQEALHVTERKYLKRDWCKTQPLKQTIHEEGCNSRTIINRFCYGQCNSFYIPRHIRKEEGSFQSCSFCKPKKFTTMMVTLNCPELQPPTKKKRVTRVKQCRCISIDLD from the exons ATGCCCCGCACTCGGTGCGCCCTCCGCAGACCGGGCGACCTGGTGTGCAGCGAGAGCGGTACTCTCTGTCCCGCTGACCCCGCGCCGAGCCCGGGCGGCTCGGGCCGCGGTCGCACACCGCGCCAGGCGTCGAGAGCGCAGGCCCCGAAGGCCAGCCGCACTGACAG CATGAGCCGCACGGCCTACACTGTGGGAGCCCTGCTTCTCCTCTTGGGGACCCTGCTGCCGGCTGctgaagggaaaaagaaggggTCCCAAGGGGCCATCCCCCCGCCAGACAAGGCCCAGCACAATGACTCGGAGCAGACTGAGTCTCCGCAGCAGCCTGGCTCCAGGAaccgggggcggggccaggggcgGGGCACCGCCATGCCCGGGGAGGAGGTGCTGGAGTCCAGCCAGGAGGCCCTGCATGTGACCGAGCGCAAATACCTGAAGCGAGACTGGTGCAAGACCCAGCCGCTGAAGCAGACCATCCACGAGGAGGGCTGCAACAGCCGCACCATCATCAACCGTTTCTGCTACGGCCAGTGCAACTCCTTCTACATCCCCAGGCACATCCGGAAGGAGGAAGGCTCCTTTCAGTCCTGCTCCTTCTGCAAGCCCAAGAAATTCACCACCATGATGGTCACGCTCAACTGCCCCGAACTACAGCCACCCACCAAGAAGAAGAGGGTCACCCGCGTCAAGCAGTGTCGATGCATATCCATCGATTTGGATTAA